One segment of Acidianus sp. HS-5 DNA contains the following:
- a CDS encoding RidA family protein encodes MKEIIYSEKAPKPIGPYSQAVKINNSIFVSGQIPIDPKTNNVISGGIKEQTTQVLENIKAILEAAGSSLDKVVMSFVYLKNMNDFQGFNEVYSNYFKDSPPARVTVEVSKLPKDVLIEIAVVAGV; translated from the coding sequence ATGAAAGAAATAATCTACTCTGAAAAGGCCCCAAAGCCTATAGGTCCTTATTCTCAAGCAGTTAAGATAAATAATTCAATATTTGTGTCTGGCCAAATCCCTATAGATCCTAAGACTAATAATGTAATTTCTGGCGGAATAAAAGAGCAAACTACCCAAGTTTTAGAGAACATCAAGGCGATATTAGAGGCGGCAGGCTCAAGCTTAGATAAAGTTGTAATGAGTTTCGTGTATCTCAAAAACATGAATGATTTTCAGGGTTTTAATGAGGTTTATTCTAATTATTTTAAAGATAGCCCACCAGCAAGAGTTACAGTAGAGGTTTCAAAATTACCTAAAGATGTTTTAATAGAAATAGCTGTAGTGGCGGGCGTTTAA
- a CDS encoding MFS transporter has product MKLLLKITISWILWGIGFYLYYPFLSIFLVRYIRPSELGFFYLITLIFSLPLPYIGGKINKKIGEKYSIFIGMSISGLGILLFPFANSAISLYVFMTMYNSFYIALPAFYELMDTEGKGTISKVWAISVLPSIFMPSIGGLISQYLGFTYLFILSSIFIILTSFPLFTQKEIKNECQKITPSLIISLIIIPIALSGQFIYLVAKEMYNLSYTLIGIIATFAELLGSVVAFTSSFISNKRAINISLLLFSLQSLIIFSPYFSIFYGLWESLLPLSLSLSKKDYVSAVTMQILGWILGYLIASISQTPKYDIFLSSIISLIVLAILNFRKSHTA; this is encoded by the coding sequence ATGAAACTTTTATTAAAAATAACTATTAGCTGGATACTTTGGGGAATAGGATTTTATTTGTATTATCCTTTTCTCTCTATATTCCTAGTCAGATATATAAGACCTTCAGAACTAGGATTCTTCTATCTTATAACACTAATATTTTCGTTACCTTTACCATATATCGGAGGAAAAATTAACAAAAAAATTGGAGAAAAATACAGCATTTTTATAGGAATGAGTATTTCGGGTTTGGGAATTCTATTATTTCCTTTTGCAAATTCTGCGATTTCACTTTATGTCTTTATGACCATGTATAACTCCTTCTATATAGCTTTACCAGCTTTTTACGAATTAATGGATACAGAAGGAAAGGGCACTATATCAAAAGTTTGGGCTATATCAGTATTACCGTCAATATTTATGCCGTCTATAGGAGGATTAATTTCGCAGTACTTAGGGTTTACTTATCTTTTTATACTATCTTCAATTTTCATTATTCTAACGTCTTTTCCGTTATTTACTCAAAAAGAGATTAAAAACGAATGCCAAAAAATTACACCTTCTTTAATAATTTCTCTAATTATAATTCCCATAGCTCTATCTGGTCAATTTATATATTTAGTAGCAAAAGAAATGTATAATTTGAGCTATACGTTAATAGGAATTATAGCTACATTTGCAGAATTGTTAGGCAGCGTTGTAGCTTTTACTTCATCTTTTATTTCAAATAAAAGAGCAATTAACATTTCCCTTCTTCTGTTTTCTTTACAATCATTAATAATATTCTCCCCTTATTTTTCTATTTTCTATGGATTATGGGAATCGTTACTTCCTTTATCTTTATCCTTATCTAAGAAGGACTACGTTTCTGCAGTAACTATGCAGATATTAGGTTGGATATTAGGATATTTAATTGCGTCAATTTCGCAAACCCCTAAATATGACATTTTTTTATCGTCTATTATATCGCTAATTGTCCTCGCTATTTTAAATTTTAGAAAATCGCATACTGCATAA
- a CDS encoding nucleoside hydrolase: protein MTRHFVIDCDTAEDDIMSFFMLLRYGFSVEGITIVEGNISFEQEVNNALWALEFIGKEIPVYPGSQRPLVKDYRTVENVHGKGGIGDKIAKPAKLKPSNKHAIDAIIELADMYAGELEFLAISPLTNLALAYLKDKSIAEKIKKVWIMGGTIYGRGNITPVAEYNIWVDPDAAKVVFHSGMDLTMIAWDLITKYTINNEEWERIKSINTKLSSFYIDIYTHYRNFAMTKQKMNGNPHPDLITTAIAIDNTIVTNVEKQYVDIENCDCLTRGMTVIDYLRILGKEPNVNVVYEINKEKFVKMLYNLLSWF from the coding sequence ATGACACGTCATTTTGTAATAGATTGTGATACAGCAGAAGACGATATAATGAGCTTTTTTATGCTTTTAAGATACGGCTTTTCAGTTGAAGGAATAACGATAGTTGAAGGAAATATAAGTTTCGAGCAAGAGGTAAATAATGCATTATGGGCTTTAGAATTTATAGGTAAGGAAATCCCAGTTTATCCAGGTAGTCAGAGACCTCTTGTCAAGGATTATAGAACAGTGGAAAACGTTCACGGCAAAGGAGGTATAGGAGATAAAATTGCTAAGCCCGCTAAGTTAAAGCCTAGTAATAAACACGCAATAGACGCAATAATTGAGCTTGCAGACATGTATGCCGGGGAGTTAGAATTTCTAGCTATTTCTCCTTTAACTAACTTAGCTTTAGCCTACTTGAAAGATAAGAGCATAGCCGAAAAAATAAAGAAGGTCTGGATTATGGGTGGTACAATATATGGTAGAGGTAATATTACACCAGTAGCGGAATATAATATTTGGGTTGATCCTGATGCTGCAAAGGTGGTATTTCATTCTGGCATGGATCTAACTATGATCGCATGGGATTTAATTACAAAATATACTATAAACAACGAGGAATGGGAGAGAATAAAATCTATAAATACTAAACTTTCTTCATTTTATATAGATATTTATACTCATTATAGAAATTTTGCTATGACTAAACAGAAAATGAATGGTAATCCTCATCCTGACTTAATAACTACCGCAATAGCTATAGATAATACCATAGTAACAAATGTGGAGAAACAATATGTTGATATAGAGAACTGCGATTGTTTAACTAGGGGAATGACTGTTATAGATTACCTTAGGATCTTAGGAAAAGAGCCGAATGTTAACGTGGTTTACGAAATTAATAAGGAGAAATTTGTAAAGATGTTATATAATTTATTATCCTGGTTCTAA
- a CDS encoding FAD-binding protein has protein sequence MEVYNEKELYGAIKDAYLSGKKVMIIGYGKHSVQRKTDILLKINIDEYKIDKRGYVEAYAGASVNKIREEASENGLLLPCLYDGSVGGLLANNEFSPLSTRYGKPYDFTDKAVFITPFGKISWKIIIGSKGRLGAIYEARLRLFPKPTKVFTFEKSFSKTDEVITYVNRLMHIKPLAMLVEYDGKYTIHATYDFETEIHGFSKDEGVATIEESNKNGYYVNTPTIEDFVNSIKETEPIYAYTVVGSRLSKFYVADEESLKKLNYYEHDDIQKVYLKLKRILDLKNIFA, from the coding sequence ATGGAAGTCTATAATGAGAAGGAATTGTATGGGGCTATTAAGGACGCTTATTTGAGTGGAAAGAAAGTTATGATTATAGGTTATGGTAAGCATTCTGTTCAGAGAAAAACAGATATTTTACTAAAAATTAATATAGATGAGTATAAAATTGACAAGAGAGGCTATGTTGAAGCTTATGCCGGAGCTTCAGTGAATAAAATTAGAGAAGAGGCTTCAGAGAACGGATTGTTACTGCCTTGTTTATACGACGGGAGCGTAGGCGGGCTTTTAGCTAATAACGAATTCTCTCCTCTTTCTACCCGTTATGGCAAACCGTACGATTTTACGGATAAGGCCGTTTTTATTACTCCTTTTGGTAAAATTTCATGGAAAATTATAATAGGTAGTAAAGGAAGGCTAGGTGCAATATATGAGGCAAGATTGAGATTATTCCCAAAGCCTACTAAGGTTTTTACTTTCGAGAAATCCTTTAGTAAGACTGACGAGGTTATAACTTACGTTAATAGATTAATGCATATTAAACCTTTAGCGATGCTTGTCGAATATGATGGAAAATATACTATTCATGCTACTTATGACTTTGAAACAGAAATACACGGGTTTTCAAAAGATGAGGGAGTAGCCACTATCGAAGAGAGCAATAAGAACGGATATTATGTTAATACTCCTACAATCGAAGACTTTGTAAATTCTATAAAAGAAACTGAACCAATTTACGCATATACAGTAGTAGGTTCAAGGCTTAGTAAATTCTATGTAGCAGACGAAGAGTCTTTAAAGAAGTTGAACTATTATGAGCACGATGATATTCAGAAGGTTTATTTGAAGCTAAAAAGGATATTAGACTTAAAGAACATATTCGCATAG
- a CDS encoding DsbA family protein, which translates to MIEIKFFHDVLCPYCFIATRRLMNVAKDYKDQVTVRHKSFMMISSLDDLKDIAPTVEEARELFKNEFSILKKYIPDYDPGKVIDKGKIGYIWSLPPQMACKAAEFQRGDEGHWEYYKRAQDKLFFEGEDVTSDDVLIEIAKEVGLDVERFKDDFKSKKAKLAVIQDEEEAHAMGIHGVPAILINDKWLIRGVQSEEYYKQVIEDLLKNDGEPKTVNLKAYWEQ; encoded by the coding sequence ATGATAGAGATAAAATTCTTTCATGACGTATTATGCCCTTATTGCTTTATTGCAACTAGAAGGCTAATGAATGTAGCAAAAGATTACAAAGATCAAGTTACTGTTAGGCATAAGTCGTTTATGATGATATCGTCTCTTGATGATTTGAAAGATATTGCACCAACAGTAGAGGAGGCTAGAGAATTATTTAAAAATGAATTCTCTATATTAAAAAAATATATTCCAGATTATGATCCTGGAAAAGTAATAGACAAAGGAAAGATAGGTTATATCTGGTCTCTTCCACCTCAAATGGCTTGTAAAGCTGCAGAATTTCAAAGAGGGGATGAAGGTCACTGGGAATACTATAAGAGGGCTCAAGATAAGTTATTCTTTGAAGGAGAAGATGTAACTTCAGATGATGTTTTAATAGAGATAGCCAAAGAAGTAGGACTTGATGTAGAAAGATTTAAAGACGATTTCAAGTCAAAAAAGGCAAAATTAGCAGTAATACAAGACGAAGAAGAGGCTCATGCAATGGGAATTCACGGCGTACCAGCAATTCTGATTAATGATAAATGGTTAATTAGAGGAGTTCAATCGGAAGAATATTATAAACAAGTTATCGAGGATCTATTAAAGAACGACGGAGAGCCTAAGACTGTTAACCTAAAAGCTTATTGGGAACAATAA
- a CDS encoding 5-(carboxyamino)imidazole ribonucleotide synthase, which translates to MSYQRLSKLKIGILGAGQLGWMLILEGRKFPFEFYVLGDKDEPACKIADKCFSEDLYKELVDSSDVVTFEFEHVSEKALDYAEEKGKLYPKINSVELKRERYKEKEFLRDHGFPVPRFYVANNGEEALEILKNEFNNEGVLKQSKGGYDGKGQYFIHRDVDKYQFIKEMKCKFVVEEYVKFDFEASIIATRSKRDFKAFIPTFNYNEKGILVYNYGPYYNEKMIEIAEKLTKELDYIGTIGIEFFVRNNEVLINEIAPRVHNTGHYTLDGAETSQFEQHIRAIADLDLGSTRILSPSGMVNILGTGEVPKDVLKFGEVYWYGKNEVRKRRKMGHINVLGESLEEVKEKIDNIMKLIYPQGLDL; encoded by the coding sequence ATGTCCTATCAACGTCTATCCAAGCTTAAAATCGGAATATTAGGAGCTGGACAATTAGGCTGGATGCTAATATTAGAAGGAAGAAAATTTCCCTTTGAATTTTACGTGCTCGGCGATAAAGATGAACCTGCATGTAAAATTGCCGATAAATGCTTCTCAGAAGATCTATATAAAGAACTCGTAGATTCGTCAGATGTAGTAACATTTGAGTTTGAACATGTTAGTGAAAAAGCTTTAGATTATGCTGAAGAAAAGGGAAAGCTGTATCCTAAGATCAATTCAGTTGAATTAAAAAGGGAAAGATATAAGGAAAAGGAGTTCTTGAGAGATCACGGTTTCCCAGTACCTAGATTTTACGTAGCTAATAATGGAGAAGAAGCGCTAGAAATATTGAAGAATGAATTCAATAACGAAGGAGTTTTAAAGCAGTCTAAAGGAGGCTACGATGGAAAAGGCCAGTATTTTATACATAGAGATGTGGACAAATATCAATTTATAAAAGAAATGAAGTGTAAATTCGTAGTAGAGGAGTATGTAAAATTTGATTTTGAAGCTTCTATAATTGCCACAAGAAGTAAGAGAGATTTTAAGGCATTTATACCAACGTTTAACTATAATGAGAAGGGAATTTTAGTCTACAACTATGGTCCGTACTATAATGAAAAAATGATTGAGATTGCAGAGAAGCTTACTAAGGAATTAGATTATATAGGTACAATAGGTATTGAATTTTTTGTCAGAAATAATGAGGTTTTAATAAACGAGATAGCACCTAGAGTCCATAATACTGGACATTATACATTAGACGGAGCAGAAACTTCTCAATTCGAGCAACATATAAGGGCAATAGCTGACTTAGATTTAGGATCTACAAGAATACTTTCTCCTTCCGGAATGGTAAATATATTGGGAACAGGAGAAGTCCCTAAAGACGTCTTAAAGTTTGGTGAGGTATATTGGTATGGGAAAAACGAAGTTAGAAAAAGAAGAAAAATGGGGCACATAAACGTCTTAGGAGAAAGTTTAGAAGAAGTAAAAGAAAAAATTGATAATATTATGAAGCTAATATATCCTCAAGGATTAGACTTATGA
- a CDS encoding CBS domain-containing protein: protein MLVKDVMSQDVIKVDKNTKIYDALNIMIRNNIRRLVVESDGIITMRDIVYNWNKIDDTVDKIMSSDLQFIEKNADLKEACRIVTSKGIGSLIVGNGDAIEGIITERDLIRYCKADIYSLVQDIMNKDPLIVSVDTTITEVVDFMKQKYVRHAIIACNNLPCGIISTKDIGKALLAKKDLAKTEVSGFMSNNVFKVFPDDKIETARMLMAENNIGFLPVTDAKEILGSVSEREILAVLSI, encoded by the coding sequence ATGTTAGTAAAGGACGTTATGTCTCAAGATGTAATAAAAGTTGATAAAAATACTAAAATCTATGATGCCTTAAATATAATGATTAGAAATAATATAAGAAGACTTGTAGTTGAATCTGATGGAATAATTACTATGAGAGATATTGTATATAATTGGAATAAAATTGATGATACTGTGGATAAAATAATGTCTTCTGATCTACAATTCATAGAGAAAAACGCAGATTTAAAAGAAGCATGCAGAATAGTTACTTCAAAGGGTATAGGATCTCTAATAGTAGGTAATGGAGATGCCATTGAAGGTATAATAACTGAAAGAGATTTAATAAGGTACTGCAAAGCGGATATATATTCCTTAGTACAAGATATCATGAATAAAGATCCATTGATAGTTTCAGTTGATACTACTATAACTGAAGTAGTAGATTTTATGAAACAAAAATACGTTAGACATGCAATAATAGCTTGCAATAACTTACCTTGTGGCATCATTTCTACTAAAGATATAGGTAAAGCGTTATTAGCTAAGAAAGACTTGGCAAAAACAGAAGTTTCTGGATTTATGTCAAATAATGTGTTTAAAGTGTTTCCTGACGATAAAATAGAAACTGCAAGAATGTTAATGGCTGAAAATAATATAGGATTTTTACCTGTAACTGATGCAAAGGAAATATTAGGTAGCGTTAGCGAAAGGGAAATTCTTGCAGTCTTATCTATTTAA
- a CDS encoding amidohydrolase family protein yields the protein MRIDVHQHLGIKWVNAKEIPGFDIILLNPAYKYSCQCCVDGFYQQYLWLKDKKESKTKYRLLGMYNPRCRVPLEVELKRQYEKGIEGIVLTPDKHGYSINEMDKILEFAEKYELPIFIKTKQDITEKVKQFPRLNFVILGSYYPQEKIVYKLLNFNRVFFETSGVPEEFLNGIPRRRLIYGSGYPYLPFKSYNLIDKISENALKIISILY from the coding sequence GTGAGAATAGACGTTCATCAACATCTGGGAATAAAATGGGTAAACGCTAAAGAAATACCTGGGTTTGATATTATTTTATTAAATCCTGCATATAAATATTCGTGCCAATGCTGTGTAGATGGATTTTATCAACAATATCTTTGGCTTAAAGATAAAAAAGAAAGTAAAACGAAATACCGTTTACTTGGTATGTATAATCCCAGATGTAGAGTTCCTTTAGAAGTTGAGCTAAAGAGGCAATATGAAAAAGGAATAGAAGGTATAGTGCTAACTCCGGATAAGCACGGATACAGTATAAACGAAATGGACAAAATTCTTGAATTTGCAGAAAAGTATGAATTACCAATATTTATAAAAACTAAGCAAGATATAACCGAGAAAGTAAAACAATTTCCTCGGCTCAATTTTGTAATATTAGGTTCTTACTATCCTCAAGAGAAAATTGTATATAAGTTGCTTAATTTTAATCGTGTATTTTTTGAAACTTCCGGAGTTCCTGAGGAGTTCTTAAATGGAATACCTAGGAGAAGGTTAATTTATGGTAGCGGATATCCTTACTTACCTTTTAAAAGCTATAATTTAATTGACAAGATTTCCGAAAATGCGTTAAAAATAATTAGCATATTATATTAA
- a CDS encoding protein kinase, whose translation MQFAFTDGNKKYVFNDGRIEEYFGKLKVKDNIIGYLTSIDGDKIKISKFPIYDCSKIIFDGKLILKVGDLGYLFESNESLCLLLGNVSNLVLNGYYSIIKGKVIMNGSKRKLLEAMDNYDVIQYALSKYSSDDEVIRQAIIGLSKLGKCNEAVSLYVKLDKKYPEESLAAAECYEKIGEELEALKIYSFFSEERYKILEEKLRRKVDKIIEEYEATGNVKLLYNALSILPTYDAPVLKLGWYSIKKNPVEAVKIFEEALKRSRSYHNLLMLANAYIKAGKFMDGLKIIDEAEKIRRTAGSAFLRGLALENLNAKNEAEKDFLYACKEGIVEACEKVKPGVLYSPKDFYPEQWIGYVIYGYEVKRVLGTGGMGYVLLVERLDKKYAMKIMKKEYNFDEMLNEVAKMQEISKNSKYLVRILANFIDENWVDYYSSPPAIVMEYMGGGDLREVLAKDEYSTLRHSVVWPQVVSVIFSKLARAIITVHKEGYIHCDIKPSNILFTNPLPNYGEEALEALEKEQVTPKLSDLGSAVKIGTSVIHYTPYYAHPLQRFGQRASTEMDIYSFTVSLYASLTNNFPFPEWLERELEDAVMNPSKREQVLKDFYAVDPRMDYVPDEFKDIVLKGLRGEITMEEIARDLRDIAITEYNIPEEVLI comes from the coding sequence GTGCAGTTTGCATTTACTGATGGTAATAAAAAGTATGTATTCAATGATGGTAGAATTGAGGAGTACTTTGGTAAGTTAAAAGTTAAGGATAATATAATAGGTTATTTGACAAGTATCGATGGCGATAAAATAAAGATATCTAAGTTCCCTATTTATGACTGTTCTAAGATAATTTTTGATGGTAAGCTAATTTTGAAAGTAGGTGATTTAGGATATTTATTTGAGTCTAATGAATCTTTATGTTTACTCTTAGGTAACGTTAGTAACCTTGTACTTAATGGATATTATTCGATTATAAAAGGAAAAGTAATTATGAATGGTAGTAAGAGAAAACTATTGGAAGCAATGGATAATTATGATGTTATACAGTATGCGCTCTCAAAATATTCTTCTGACGATGAAGTAATTAGGCAAGCAATAATAGGCTTATCTAAATTAGGAAAATGTAATGAAGCTGTCTCATTATATGTAAAGCTAGATAAAAAATATCCTGAAGAATCTTTAGCTGCCGCAGAATGCTATGAGAAAATAGGGGAAGAACTTGAGGCTTTAAAGATATATTCATTTTTCTCTGAGGAAAGATATAAAATTTTAGAGGAAAAATTAAGGAGAAAAGTAGATAAAATTATAGAAGAGTACGAAGCTACGGGCAATGTTAAACTTCTATATAACGCACTCTCAATTCTACCAACGTATGATGCCCCTGTTTTAAAATTAGGGTGGTATTCTATTAAGAAGAACCCTGTAGAAGCAGTAAAAATCTTTGAAGAAGCATTAAAGAGGAGTAGATCTTATCATAACTTGCTAATGTTAGCAAATGCATATATAAAGGCCGGTAAGTTTATGGATGGATTAAAAATAATAGATGAAGCAGAAAAAATACGCAGAACTGCAGGCTCTGCATTTTTAAGAGGATTAGCTTTGGAGAACTTAAACGCTAAAAATGAAGCAGAAAAAGATTTTCTCTATGCGTGCAAGGAAGGTATTGTGGAAGCATGTGAAAAGGTTAAGCCTGGAGTACTCTATTCGCCTAAAGATTTCTATCCAGAACAATGGATAGGTTATGTTATATACGGGTATGAAGTAAAGCGGGTTTTAGGAACTGGAGGAATGGGTTACGTTTTATTAGTTGAAAGACTGGACAAAAAATATGCAATGAAAATTATGAAGAAGGAATATAATTTCGATGAAATGTTAAATGAAGTTGCAAAAATGCAAGAGATTTCAAAGAATTCTAAGTATCTTGTCAGAATTTTGGCAAATTTCATTGATGAAAACTGGGTAGACTATTATAGCTCTCCTCCTGCAATTGTAATGGAATACATGGGAGGGGGTGACCTAAGGGAAGTACTAGCAAAAGATGAATACTCAACATTAAGGCATTCAGTTGTTTGGCCTCAAGTAGTATCTGTAATATTTTCCAAATTAGCTAGAGCAATTATAACTGTTCATAAAGAAGGATATATTCATTGCGACATTAAACCTTCTAATATACTCTTTACTAATCCACTTCCTAATTACGGAGAAGAAGCTCTGGAAGCTTTAGAAAAAGAGCAAGTAACTCCTAAACTTTCTGATTTAGGTAGTGCAGTAAAGATAGGTACTTCCGTAATTCATTACACTCCGTATTATGCACATCCATTACAGAGATTCGGACAAAGGGCGTCAACAGAAATGGATATTTATTCCTTTACAGTTTCACTTTATGCATCATTAACAAACAATTTCCCATTTCCTGAATGGCTGGAAAGAGAATTAGAAGATGCAGTAATGAATCCTTCAAAGAGGGAACAAGTATTAAAGGACTTTTATGCAGTAGATCCTAGAATGGATTATGTTCCAGACGAGTTTAAAGATATAGTATTGAAAGGATTAAGAGGTGAAATAACTATGGAAGAGATTGCGAGAGATTTGAGAGATATAGCTATAACAGAATATAATATACCAGAAGAAGTATTAATTTAA
- a CDS encoding helix-turn-helix domain-containing protein, whose product MNITQLVILTNLAEGELSIKELAEYTGIPKKSIIKAMKSLENKGYVEKRAIIGRDIIFSITEEGLEELYKYYLFIKKLIEDMEFTLCSRFDC is encoded by the coding sequence GTGAATATAACTCAGCTAGTAATTTTGACAAACTTAGCAGAAGGAGAACTTAGTATAAAAGAGCTTGCAGAATACACAGGCATCCCTAAAAAGAGTATAATAAAGGCAATGAAGAGTTTAGAAAATAAAGGATATGTAGAAAAAAGAGCAATAATAGGTAGAGATATAATATTTTCAATAACCGAAGAGGGATTGGAGGAACTTTACAAATATTATCTATTTATTAAGAAGTTAATAGAAGATATGGAGTTTACATTATGCAGTAGATTCGATTGTTAG
- a CDS encoding alanyl-tRNA editing protein yields MIEIKTHSALHVLKGATKKVLGAKWTASTYVNGPHGRLTVQFERKPTEEEINRIFVEAQNRINEGLPFIIEKLSREEAEKKYGDEIYDLFPIPTEVNELYIVIIPGWNINACNKQHVSNTREIGEIKLDHWRYRNSKKLLELSFNVI; encoded by the coding sequence ATGATAGAAATTAAAACTCACAGCGCTTTACATGTTTTGAAAGGTGCTACAAAAAAGGTCTTAGGAGCGAAGTGGACTGCAAGTACTTATGTTAATGGTCCTCATGGTAGATTGACTGTTCAGTTTGAAAGGAAGCCTACTGAGGAGGAAATCAATAGAATATTTGTAGAAGCACAAAATAGAATAAACGAAGGCTTGCCTTTTATTATTGAAAAATTATCTAGGGAAGAAGCAGAGAAAAAATACGGAGATGAGATTTATGATTTATTTCCAATTCCTACAGAAGTAAATGAACTTTATATTGTAATAATTCCAGGCTGGAACATAAATGCATGTAATAAACAACATGTAAGTAATACAAGAGAAATTGGAGAAATAAAACTAGATCACTGGAGATATAGGAATTCTAAGAAGTTGCTAGAGCTATCCTTTAATGTCATTTAA
- a CDS encoding LysR family transcriptional regulator has protein sequence MKFNFKIWIEDDKGNSILGKGGAELVKEIINTGSISKAAENLNLSYKFAWEYVRKIESEIGGIEMKKGGKNAGGTVVSDKVQEILKIYEEAMNEVSAVLDKYSKKLNDIKG, from the coding sequence ATGAAGTTTAATTTTAAAATTTGGATAGAAGACGATAAAGGAAATTCCATACTAGGTAAAGGTGGAGCCGAACTAGTAAAAGAAATAATTAATACTGGTTCTATTTCTAAAGCTGCTGAAAATCTTAATTTATCATACAAATTCGCTTGGGAATATGTAAGAAAAATTGAATCAGAAATTGGAGGAATAGAGATGAAGAAAGGCGGTAAGAATGCTGGAGGAACTGTAGTCTCGGATAAAGTACAAGAAATACTCAAAATTTATGAAGAAGCAATGAATGAAGTTTCTGCAGTGCTTGATAAATACTCTAAGAAGTTAAATGACATTAAAGGATAG
- the tpiA gene encoding triose-phosphate isomerase has product MKKPIILINFKAYENSFGKKSIDIAKRIEKVSMEYSTEVILSVPATMISILSQELSLPIYAQHVDSYPLGAHTGSLLPEMIKEAGAKGTLLNHSEKRIRADEIHDSLHRLDKLGLESVVCIDRYELVEPMALLKPTAILIEPPELIGSGISVSKAKPEVITNAVKEISKVPGVFLIAGAGISSGNDVYTAVKLGADGIGVASAVMKAKEPEKVVEDFIKSGIKAIDEK; this is encoded by the coding sequence ATGAAAAAGCCAATAATATTAATAAATTTCAAGGCTTACGAGAACTCATTTGGAAAGAAGAGCATAGATATTGCAAAAAGAATAGAAAAAGTGTCCATGGAATACTCAACTGAAGTAATCTTATCAGTTCCTGCTACTATGATATCCATTCTTTCTCAAGAGTTATCGTTACCTATTTATGCTCAACACGTAGATTCATATCCTCTTGGAGCCCATACGGGTTCATTATTACCCGAAATGATAAAAGAAGCAGGAGCTAAAGGCACATTGTTAAACCATAGTGAAAAAAGGATAAGAGCAGACGAGATACACGATTCTTTACATAGATTAGATAAACTAGGTTTAGAATCTGTCGTATGTATAGATAGATATGAACTAGTAGAACCTATGGCTTTATTAAAACCTACTGCAATTTTAATTGAGCCTCCAGAATTAATAGGTTCCGGAATTTCTGTGTCCAAAGCTAAACCTGAAGTAATAACTAATGCCGTAAAAGAAATTTCTAAAGTTCCAGGAGTTTTCCTTATTGCAGGAGCAGGAATAAGCAGTGGCAATGATGTATATACTGCAGTAAAATTAGGTGCAGACGGAATAGGTGTAGCAAGTGCAGTAATGAAAGCTAAGGAACCGGAAAAAGTGGTAGAGGATTTCATAAAGAGTGGAATAAAAGCAATAGATGAGAAGTAA
- the purE gene encoding 5-(carboxyamino)imidazole ribonucleotide mutase — translation MPLVGVIMGSKSDWEYMKEAVDILKSFGVNYEVKVVSAHRTPEFMVDYAKTARSRGIEVIIAGAGGAAHLPGMTASLTTLPVIGVPIPSKNLNGLDSLLSIVQMPYGVPVATVAIGGAKNAALLAIKILSIKYRDLEEKLNKFVEDMKNDVLSTSIQA, via the coding sequence ATGCCACTTGTAGGAGTTATAATGGGAAGTAAATCTGATTGGGAATATATGAAGGAAGCTGTAGACATATTAAAATCGTTTGGAGTTAATTATGAAGTAAAAGTTGTCTCAGCTCATAGAACTCCAGAGTTCATGGTAGATTATGCAAAGACTGCAAGATCTAGAGGAATAGAAGTAATAATAGCTGGAGCAGGAGGGGCTGCTCATTTACCTGGGATGACTGCATCTTTAACTACTCTCCCAGTAATAGGCGTTCCTATTCCTTCTAAGAATCTTAATGGGTTGGATTCACTTTTGTCCATTGTTCAAATGCCTTACGGAGTTCCAGTAGCAACTGTAGCCATAGGAGGAGCTAAAAATGCTGCATTGTTGGCAATTAAGATCCTCTCAATAAAGTATAGAGATTTAGAAGAAAAGTTAAATAAATTTGTAGAAGATATGAAGAACGATGTCCTATCAACGTCTATCCAAGCTTAA